From Varibaculum massiliense, a single genomic window includes:
- a CDS encoding major tail protein — MATIGLDKLYYASISEDPTSGEETYAVPKPLAKAISAELSVEVAEAILYADDGASEIVKEFKSGTLTLGVDDLGAEAAAALTGARLDANGVLISTSEDGGAPVAIGFRAARSNGKYQYFWLYRVKFALPGTTLATKADSITFSTPSIEGTILRRNKPDATGKHPWKAEVTEGAIGVKPETITGWYTQVYEPAATSSIKPTNN, encoded by the coding sequence ATGGCAACTATTGGTTTAGACAAGCTCTACTACGCGAGCATTAGTGAAGATCCCACTAGCGGTGAGGAAACCTATGCCGTTCCTAAACCGCTCGCTAAAGCAATATCCGCAGAATTGTCTGTGGAGGTAGCTGAGGCAATTTTGTATGCCGATGACGGGGCATCCGAGATTGTCAAGGAATTCAAATCTGGAACGCTCACTCTTGGGGTTGATGATCTCGGGGCTGAGGCTGCAGCTGCCTTAACTGGTGCGAGACTGGACGCCAACGGGGTACTTATCAGCACTTCTGAGGATGGTGGCGCACCCGTGGCTATTGGTTTTAGAGCTGCACGCTCTAACGGGAAGTACCAGTATTTTTGGCTTTACCGCGTCAAATTTGCTCTGCCGGGAACCACGCTGGCAACCAAAGCTGATTCGATCACGTTCTCTACCCCGAGTATTGAGGGAACGATCCTGCGACGTAACAAACCCGACGCTACCGGCAAGCACCCGTGGAAAGCCGAAGTCACCGAAGGAGCGATCGGCGTCAAGCCGGAAACCATTACTGGCTGGTACACCCAGGTGTATGAGCCTGCCGCTACAAGCAGCATCAAACCGACAAACAACTAG
- the rph gene encoding ribonuclease PH: MNSEKFVRADGRAFDQMRPLKITRGWAKQAEGSVLIDCGNTRVLCNASLTQGVPRWRQDSGLGWVTAEYAMLPRATSTRSGRESVRGKIGGRTHEISRLIGRSLRSIVDMSALGENTIVLDCDVLSADGGTRTTSITGAYVALVDAIKVGQEKGWIRPGKVLSDSLCAVSVGFVEGNALLDLPYEEDSRADVDMNIVATGSGNFVEIQGTAEGQTFNRPQLDELLRLADKGTQEISAVQAEALS, from the coding sequence GTGAATAGTGAAAAGTTTGTGCGCGCCGATGGGCGTGCTTTTGACCAGATGCGACCGTTAAAAATCACCCGAGGATGGGCAAAGCAAGCAGAAGGCTCCGTGCTGATTGACTGTGGAAATACCCGCGTCCTCTGCAATGCTTCCCTGACCCAAGGGGTGCCGCGCTGGCGGCAAGATTCCGGCCTGGGATGGGTAACTGCCGAGTATGCGATGTTGCCGCGCGCCACCTCTACCCGTTCGGGACGGGAATCGGTACGCGGAAAAATCGGAGGACGCACCCACGAAATCTCCCGGTTAATCGGACGCTCCCTGCGCTCGATCGTAGATATGAGCGCCCTGGGGGAAAACACTATCGTACTGGACTGCGATGTTCTCAGCGCTGATGGCGGCACCCGCACCACTTCGATTACCGGCGCTTATGTGGCTTTGGTAGATGCGATTAAAGTGGGGCAAGAAAAAGGGTGGATTCGCCCTGGCAAAGTACTCTCGGATTCGTTATGTGCGGTCTCGGTTGGTTTTGTTGAGGGAAACGCCCTGCTAGATTTGCCTTACGAAGAGGATTCGCGTGCCGATGTAGATATGAATATCGTGGCGACCGGCTCGGGCAATTTCGTGGAAATCCAAGGCACCGCCGAGGGGCAAACTTTCAACCGCCCCCAGCTAGATGAACTGCTGCGGCTGGCAGATAAAGGTACCCAAGAAATTTCTGCTGTCCAGGCGGAGGCGCTTTCATGA
- a CDS encoding site-specific integrase: MTPKRSSFGYIRPHTLKSGTKSYTASFIDPITKKRISKTFRAQSEARKWLTERKKDITTGQFRTPEETAPLSPTVKEVTDQWLKDLRARGRKESTLYSYDSKIKHPLAQLGETRLYEITPEVINQYCVKVQSDLQPGAASNALAKLHAILAWAAKQGMIDRVTIDRASWPVIGAVKDPERRQVATPEEVRIMAQAMPPKYGLALYLAAWCALRMGEVRGLQRKDFLRLDEPGKAVVQVRRQVNSKMHHQYTDLKTKAGKRDVTLPSSLIPMVKEHLREYVDDAPDAVIFPSPTVPGRPIGDNLLREYFWVARAKADMPWFVFHDLRHTGLTIFAQQGATLAELLERGGHSDVEVALKYQHATIERDQTLTAKMDSRIEI, translated from the coding sequence ATGACCCCAAAACGAAGCAGCTTCGGCTATATCCGCCCCCACACCCTAAAAAGCGGCACCAAATCCTACACAGCATCATTCATAGACCCAATCACCAAAAAACGGATATCCAAAACCTTCCGCGCCCAAAGCGAAGCCCGGAAATGGTTAACAGAGCGCAAAAAAGACATCACAACAGGACAGTTCCGTACCCCGGAAGAAACCGCGCCGCTATCGCCTACGGTTAAGGAAGTGACCGATCAATGGCTAAAGGATCTGCGGGCGCGAGGAAGAAAAGAATCCACTTTGTACAGCTACGATTCAAAAATAAAGCATCCACTAGCGCAGCTTGGGGAAACGCGGCTATATGAAATAACCCCGGAAGTGATCAACCAGTATTGCGTTAAGGTTCAGTCTGACTTGCAACCGGGCGCGGCATCTAACGCCCTTGCTAAGCTGCACGCGATCCTTGCCTGGGCGGCTAAGCAGGGCATGATAGACCGGGTGACTATTGATAGGGCTTCGTGGCCGGTAATCGGGGCGGTGAAAGACCCAGAACGCCGCCAAGTAGCCACACCAGAAGAAGTAAGAATCATGGCGCAGGCTATGCCCCCAAAATACGGTTTAGCGCTGTATCTGGCTGCTTGGTGTGCTTTGCGTATGGGGGAAGTTAGGGGTTTGCAGCGTAAAGACTTCCTACGCCTCGATGAGCCGGGTAAAGCGGTGGTACAGGTGCGTAGGCAGGTTAATTCGAAAATGCATCACCAATACACCGATCTAAAAACTAAGGCCGGCAAGCGTGATGTGACGCTCCCGTCCTCGCTTATTCCAATGGTAAAGGAGCATCTGCGCGAATATGTTGATGATGCCCCGGATGCGGTTATATTCCCCAGCCCTACCGTCCCTGGCAGACCGATAGGTGACAACCTACTGAGAGAATATTTTTGGGTTGCACGCGCTAAAGCCGACATGCCCTGGTTCGTATTCCACGACCTACGCCACACCGGGCTAACTATTTTCGCGCAGCAAGGCGCAACCCTAGCAGAACTCTTAGAGCGCGGCGGACACTCAGACGTAGAAGTCGCCTTGAAATATCAGCATGCCACCATAGAGCGTGACCAAACGCTCACCGCGAAAATGGATTCGCGTATCGAGATTTAG
- a CDS encoding ATP-dependent Clp protease adaptor ClpS encodes MVNHLASDPGTPAYPGSTRLKQWRVTISRDPVNQPRYVEQVLANQFSMSGEKARRTRLEIFNQGQAELACGTRERMEALVQALHAYGLRATLNRPDKK; translated from the coding sequence ATGGTTAATCATCTGGCTTCTGACCCGGGTACCCCTGCATATCCGGGCAGTACTCGCCTAAAGCAGTGGCGGGTTACTATCTCGCGAGATCCGGTTAACCAGCCGCGTTACGTGGAACAAGTTTTAGCGAACCAGTTTTCTATGTCCGGTGAGAAAGCCCGGCGCACTCGGCTAGAGATTTTCAACCAGGGGCAAGCTGAGCTGGCCTGTGGCACCCGCGAAAGAATGGAAGCCCTGGTGCAAGCATTGCACGCTTATGGTCTGCGTGCCACCCTTAACAGACCGGACAAAAAATGA
- the murI gene encoding glutamate racemase encodes MTNESAIGIFDSGVGGLTVARAVLDVLPREEIRYVGDTAHTPYGEKNLDTVRQYSLSIMDSLVESGVKMLVIACNTASCAVLDQARLRYQEEQGIPVIEVVQPAVERAVTRSRNGKIGVIGTRATIESGVYQRKLSRMGAEVFTQACPRFVEFAEDGITASQELFDVTEEYLTPLKAAGIDTLVLGCTHYPLLEGPISYFMGENVSLISSSSAAARKVYGELVDAKMLRPFGAEKANHHFICTEAKDSFTALASRIMGANFNGIKEEEITQ; translated from the coding sequence GTGACTAATGAATCTGCTATCGGTATTTTCGACTCAGGAGTCGGAGGATTGACGGTAGCGCGCGCAGTTTTAGATGTGTTGCCGCGCGAAGAAATCCGTTATGTGGGGGACACTGCCCACACTCCCTACGGGGAAAAAAATCTCGACACCGTACGCCAGTATTCCCTATCTATTATGGATTCCCTGGTGGAATCAGGGGTGAAGATGCTGGTTATCGCGTGCAACACCGCCTCGTGTGCAGTATTGGATCAGGCGCGACTTCGTTACCAAGAAGAGCAGGGGATACCGGTAATTGAAGTGGTACAGCCGGCAGTAGAACGTGCGGTTACCCGTTCGCGTAACGGCAAGATTGGGGTTATCGGTACCCGAGCCACGATTGAATCCGGGGTTTATCAGCGTAAACTCTCTCGCATGGGAGCGGAGGTTTTCACTCAAGCCTGTCCGCGTTTCGTAGAGTTCGCAGAGGATGGTATCACCGCTTCGCAAGAATTATTTGACGTTACCGAGGAATATCTAACCCCCTTGAAAGCAGCGGGAATAGATACTTTAGTACTCGGTTGCACCCACTATCCACTTCTGGAAGGACCGATTTCCTATTTCATGGGAGAAAACGTGTCCCTGATTTCTTCATCCTCGGCAGCGGCGCGAAAAGTTTATGGGGAACTGGTAGACGCGAAAATGCTGCGTCCTTTCGGGGCAGAAAAAGCTAATCATCACTTTATTTGTACCGAAGCTAAAGATAGTTTTACCGCCCTTGCCTCTCGAATAATGGGGGCAAACTTCAACGGAATTAAAGAGGAGGAAATCACTCAATGA
- a CDS encoding PadR family transcriptional regulator: MNEEWISQIKRGTLEYAILLLIKDGDRYGYDLIQTLDNYPMLKTKENTVYPLLRRLLKNGYLESYWQNTDDGVPPRKYYRITESGCSYLDELNSDWKTLMKDISKLRKEL; the protein is encoded by the coding sequence ATGAATGAAGAATGGATTTCGCAAATTAAAAGAGGAACACTTGAATATGCCATTCTTCTCCTGATCAAAGATGGGGATAGATACGGATATGACTTGATACAAACATTAGATAATTACCCTATGCTTAAAACAAAAGAAAACACGGTTTATCCATTGCTACGACGATTATTAAAGAATGGATATCTTGAATCGTATTGGCAGAACACGGATGACGGTGTGCCACCGAGAAAGTATTATCGAATAACTGAATCAGGATGTTCCTATCTTGATGAGTTGAACAGTGACTGGAAGACACTGATGAAAGATATTTCTAAGCTAAGGAAAGAATTATAA
- a CDS encoding DUF3039 domain-containing protein: protein MDMRSGLSDPDSGQSEGGLGVLERPETRRQEPGDKDRYAHYVSAHRLAASRLTGQPVVALCGKVWVPTREVRNHPICPRCVEIKKEMDASGGPDWPFRGPGGSR, encoded by the coding sequence ATGGATATGCGCAGCGGTTTATCAGATCCAGACAGTGGGCAGAGTGAGGGCGGCCTAGGAGTTCTGGAGCGTCCAGAAACTCGTCGGCAAGAGCCTGGCGACAAAGACCGCTACGCCCACTATGTTTCGGCGCACCGCCTAGCAGCTTCGCGGCTCACCGGACAGCCAGTAGTCGCCCTTTGCGGCAAGGTTTGGGTGCCTACCCGCGAGGTTCGTAATCACCCGATATGCCCGCGCTGTGTAGAAATCAAGAAAGAAATGGATGCCTCCGGCGGTCCCGACTGGCCATTCCGCGGCCCGGGAGGATCCCGCTAA
- a CDS encoding MBL fold metallo-hydrolase — MKVTVVGVTGSMSGPASPASCYLVQAEGTDSLGLPHTYSVVFDLGPGSFGQLWNYTDPTQLDAVVLSHLHADHCSDIVSMQVHRRWNPRGSLGPIPVYAPKGVKDRVRGLDGFSPRDDFSGEFDFHHLKQGRAFDVGPLQIKPFAAWHSVPAFSLRVTGPGKNGQAVFTYSGDSDECDTLVQAAANSDLFLSECGFTREDEVRGIHMSGDRAGRVAQNSGTKKLVLTHIQPWTDPDIPLREAKTTWRGDLEIARSGMCFEL; from the coding sequence ATGAAAGTGACAGTGGTAGGGGTAACTGGCTCCATGTCCGGACCCGCCTCCCCAGCTTCTTGCTATCTGGTGCAGGCGGAAGGAACTGATTCCCTAGGGCTTCCCCACACCTACTCGGTGGTTTTTGATTTAGGACCGGGTTCTTTTGGGCAGCTTTGGAACTATACGGATCCCACGCAACTGGACGCGGTGGTGCTCTCGCATCTGCACGCCGATCACTGTTCAGATATTGTGTCTATGCAGGTACACCGACGTTGGAATCCCCGCGGTTCCCTCGGTCCCATCCCGGTGTATGCGCCCAAGGGAGTCAAGGATCGGGTGCGCGGCCTTGACGGTTTCAGTCCCCGCGATGACTTTAGCGGCGAGTTCGATTTTCACCATCTAAAGCAGGGACGGGCTTTTGATGTCGGTCCCTTGCAGATTAAACCGTTTGCCGCATGGCACTCTGTTCCTGCGTTTTCTTTACGGGTTACTGGTCCTGGTAAAAACGGTCAGGCAGTTTTCACCTACTCGGGAGATTCGGACGAGTGCGATACCTTGGTGCAAGCCGCCGCTAACTCGGATCTATTCCTCTCTGAATGTGGGTTTACCAGGGAAGACGAAGTGCGTGGTATCCACATGTCGGGCGATCGTGCCGGGCGAGTAGCCCAAAATTCGGGAACTAAGAAACTGGTACTCACCCATATTCAGCCCTGGACTGACCCGGACATCCCCCTTAGGGAAGCGAAAACTACCTGGCGAGGCGACCTAGAAATCGCCCGCTCGGGAATGTGCTTCGAACTTTAA
- a CDS encoding DUF2017 family protein, whose protein sequence is MNIFRPVPGGWACQIGEVERGLFLKAISEVRTLLDPPVLPFEITTMLGEDDSEGAAKDIHLSNASLDRLLPPGAADERTAQTMRDLTDSQLRTQKAERLDRLYQILSEQTGSTLVIKSGQEWDWLGGINDVRLAISGKLSPEYLNAESQPDRQLSKQVNPKTGNEKFEEALVSSFYEWLSGWQDSLLQAIDSWPQPS, encoded by the coding sequence ATGAACATTTTCCGTCCCGTTCCTGGGGGATGGGCATGTCAGATAGGGGAAGTTGAGCGCGGACTATTCCTAAAAGCCATTTCCGAAGTGCGCACCCTGCTGGATCCTCCGGTATTGCCTTTCGAAATCACCACTATGCTGGGGGAGGACGATAGCGAGGGCGCGGCTAAAGATATTCATCTTTCAAACGCTTCTTTGGATCGGCTTTTGCCCCCGGGGGCGGCTGATGAGCGAACCGCACAAACTATGCGGGATTTGACTGATTCCCAGTTGCGCACCCAAAAAGCTGAGAGGCTAGACCGTCTCTATCAAATACTTTCCGAACAGACCGGTTCGACGTTGGTGATAAAAAGTGGGCAAGAGTGGGATTGGTTGGGGGGAATTAACGATGTGCGTCTTGCCATATCTGGCAAGCTGAGTCCCGAATACTTAAACGCCGAATCTCAACCAGATAGACAACTGTCTAAGCAGGTAAACCCCAAAACTGGGAATGAAAAATTTGAGGAAGCTCTGGTTTCTTCCTTCTATGAGTGGCTCTCTGGGTGGCAAGATTCACTCTTGCAGGCGATAGATAGCTGGCCGCAGCCTAGTTAG
- the rdgB gene encoding RdgB/HAM1 family non-canonical purine NTP pyrophosphatase, which produces MKIPAGARLILATHNPHKVRELAEILSPLIPGFSSEMIVGAGGLGIEEPVEDGVSFTENALIKARLVAQRTGLPTVADDSGLCVDIMGGAPGIFSARWCGHHGDDRANLQLLLDQLRDVPEENRGASFVCAAVLVSPAGLERHCLGKMSGKLLYAPRGKGGFGYDPIFLATGQQLTNAELSPEEKNSLSHRGKAFRALAPAIAATIELGGQVTPAQARP; this is translated from the coding sequence ATGAAGATACCAGCAGGGGCACGCTTGATTCTGGCCACCCATAACCCTCATAAAGTGCGCGAACTAGCCGAGATTCTCTCTCCCCTAATCCCCGGATTTTCTTCGGAGATGATTGTGGGGGCAGGCGGATTAGGAATCGAAGAACCGGTTGAGGATGGGGTAAGTTTCACTGAAAATGCCCTGATTAAGGCACGTTTAGTGGCGCAAAGAACCGGGCTACCCACAGTCGCGGACGACTCGGGACTATGCGTAGACATTATGGGAGGCGCGCCCGGGATTTTCTCGGCGCGCTGGTGCGGGCATCACGGTGACGACCGGGCAAACCTGCAGTTATTGCTTGACCAACTGCGCGATGTTCCCGAAGAAAACCGAGGAGCCAGCTTTGTTTGTGCGGCGGTACTGGTGTCACCAGCAGGTTTAGAGCGACACTGCCTAGGGAAAATGAGTGGGAAACTGCTTTATGCCCCGCGCGGGAAGGGCGGCTTTGGTTACGATCCGATTTTCCTAGCCACAGGGCAGCAGCTCACTAACGCGGAGCTCAGCCCGGAAGAAAAGAACAGCCTTTCGCATCGGGGCAAAGCCTTCCGCGCCCTTGCTCCTGCAATCGCGGCCACTATCGAGCTTGGAGGTCAGGTTACTCCAGCTCAGGCGCGCCCCTAA
- a CDS encoding nicotinate phosphoribosyltransferase: MSSSVTTSLLTDMYELTMVDAALKSGTWNRGSIFELFGRRLPAERRFGVMAGNARVIEALERFQFSADEIDYLSREKIVSDDCLDYLKSYKFKGNIRGYTEGECYFESSPLLQVEGTFAECVLLETVLLSILNHDCAVASAASRMTIAAHGRPCVDMGARRTHERSAVSAARASYIAGFRGTSCLEAGKRYGIPTIGTAAHSFTLIHDCEEDAFRAQLASLGPGTTLLVDTYDVARAVKRGVKLAREAGGELGCVRLDSGDLVAEAFKVRALLDSLDAQSTKITVTNDLDEYAIAALGAAPVDSYGVGTKMVTGSGIPTAALVYKLVQRVNEDGSIHDVAKRSTSKSTLGGRKFAGRARGEDGYANAELVVVADNAQQAEVEFERRNARPLLVDLVTDGQPNPRYVGKQALQDAQDHHVQARNELPYPGWRLSAGEAAIPTEIIDLTEREDEVEAPSSKPEPRR, encoded by the coding sequence ATGAGTTCTTCAGTAACCACTTCTTTGTTAACCGATATGTACGAGCTGACTATGGTGGATGCCGCCTTGAAATCTGGCACCTGGAATCGCGGCTCCATTTTTGAACTATTCGGTCGCCGGCTACCGGCAGAACGTCGTTTCGGGGTGATGGCTGGCAATGCCCGCGTTATCGAAGCCCTGGAGCGTTTTCAGTTTTCGGCTGACGAGATTGACTACCTGTCTCGGGAAAAAATAGTTAGCGATGACTGCCTGGATTACCTGAAAAGCTATAAATTCAAGGGCAATATTCGCGGCTACACCGAAGGGGAATGTTACTTCGAGTCCTCTCCCCTACTGCAGGTAGAAGGCACTTTTGCCGAGTGTGTTTTATTGGAAACCGTGTTGCTGTCGATTCTAAATCACGATTGTGCGGTGGCTAGTGCGGCCTCGCGGATGACTATCGCGGCTCACGGAAGGCCGTGCGTGGATATGGGAGCGCGACGCACCCATGAACGTAGTGCAGTTTCTGCCGCACGCGCCTCCTATATCGCCGGTTTTAGAGGAACTTCCTGCTTGGAGGCGGGCAAGCGCTACGGGATTCCCACTATTGGAACCGCGGCGCACTCTTTCACTTTGATTCACGACTGCGAAGAGGACGCTTTCCGGGCGCAACTGGCAAGCCTGGGGCCGGGAACCACTTTACTGGTGGATACCTACGATGTTGCGCGCGCGGTTAAGCGGGGAGTAAAGCTGGCACGGGAAGCCGGCGGGGAACTTGGATGCGTGCGCTTGGATTCTGGAGACCTGGTTGCGGAGGCTTTCAAGGTGCGGGCGCTACTTGATTCGCTGGATGCCCAAAGCACCAAGATTACGGTCACCAATGACCTGGACGAATATGCGATTGCCGCTCTGGGGGCGGCTCCGGTTGATTCTTATGGGGTGGGCACCAAGATGGTAACTGGCTCCGGCATTCCCACTGCCGCTTTGGTATATAAACTGGTGCAGCGGGTTAATGAGGATGGCTCGATTCACGATGTCGCCAAGCGTTCGACCTCTAAATCCACTTTAGGAGGACGCAAGTTTGCGGGGCGTGCTCGCGGGGAGGATGGCTACGCTAATGCAGAGTTGGTAGTGGTGGCCGATAACGCCCAGCAGGCTGAGGTCGAGTTTGAGCGCCGCAATGCCCGTCCGCTGTTAGTTGATTTGGTTACTGATGGTCAGCCTAATCCACGTTACGTTGGCAAGCAGGCTTTGCAAGATGCTCAGGACCACCATGTGCAGGCGCGTAATGAACTCCCCTACCCCGGCTGGAGGCTGTCGGCAGGGGAAGCAGCGATTCCCACCGAGATTATTGATTTAACTGAGCGTGAGGACGAAGTAGAGGCTCCTAGTAGCAAACCAGAGCCCCGTCGCTAA
- the nudC gene encoding NAD(+) diphosphatase, with product MPHRRKADRLGNMDTPALSRFRIDLDTGGRQFVHVPSLLRESATEVFAVADRRRVLLPLTAGVSAGPEMAASRSHVDAPAGSGRLYRLGSAERQMLGQIASWDQRYQAGKAWYLGRVGATSRVVLFISDHELAGIAEHTTNSLGLIPLRQVGAFLRGEDAAIATHAVCLAVWHGGTSYCSRCGAALRVAAGGWELHCPGCSNIVYPRQDPSVIVAICDESDRLLLAHNTAWESDFYSLIAGYLETGESLEAAVHREIEEEVGLEVDEVTYLTSQPWPYPRSLMLGFFARARNPYFRLDETEIDRALWVTRTEFMELVAGKEISPPGPATIAANLIEKWLGQPIVRPEDRNL from the coding sequence ATGCCGCATAGGCGTAAAGCCGATAGATTAGGGAATATGGACACTCCCGCACTCTCGCGTTTTCGCATCGATCTCGACACCGGGGGACGCCAGTTTGTACACGTACCCAGTTTGCTGCGGGAAAGTGCCACGGAAGTTTTTGCGGTCGCTGATCGCCGCCGGGTGCTGCTACCCCTTACCGCGGGAGTTAGCGCTGGCCCGGAAATGGCTGCTTCCCGATCCCACGTGGATGCCCCCGCAGGTAGCGGACGTCTCTACCGTCTAGGCAGCGCGGAAAGGCAAATGTTAGGACAAATCGCGTCCTGGGATCAGCGATATCAAGCCGGTAAAGCCTGGTATCTAGGCAGAGTAGGTGCTACTAGCCGGGTGGTTCTGTTTATTAGCGACCATGAACTGGCAGGAATCGCCGAACACACCACTAATTCCCTAGGGCTAATCCCGCTGCGACAAGTTGGGGCGTTCCTAAGGGGCGAGGACGCAGCAATCGCCACACATGCGGTTTGCCTAGCGGTGTGGCACGGCGGCACCAGCTATTGTTCGCGTTGCGGGGCGGCTCTTAGGGTGGCGGCCGGCGGGTGGGAACTGCACTGCCCGGGATGCTCTAACATTGTGTACCCGCGCCAAGATCCCTCGGTTATTGTAGCTATCTGCGATGAGTCTGACCGGCTGCTATTGGCGCACAATACCGCTTGGGAAAGCGACTTTTATTCTTTGATTGCCGGATATTTAGAAACCGGCGAATCCCTAGAAGCGGCTGTTCACCGCGAAATTGAGGAAGAAGTAGGACTAGAAGTTGATGAAGTTACTTACCTGACCTCTCAGCCATGGCCGTATCCTCGCTCGTTAATGTTGGGATTTTTTGCGCGTGCGCGAAACCCCTATTTTCGGTTGGATGAAACCGAAATCGACCGCGCTCTCTGGGTAACTCGCACAGAGTTTATGGAGCTAGTGGCGGGAAAAGAAATTAGTCCTCCCGGGCCGGCCACCATTGCCGCTAATCTGATTGAAAAGTGGCTGGGGCAACCAATCGTTCGTCCTGAAGACCGTAACCTTTAA
- a CDS encoding DUF1700 domain-containing protein yields the protein MGNKSNNIALEKYLSQVDKHLKYMPAFEKTDILSELKSSFYERMEQGQTENDIIAEMGPAKDFALSYLGKAIVENKNFSFRHFMMALGFYSFASLAWVSLIPTLAIFSVSFFFSCGVSVLAGAMGLLKGFLHFPLIDKMQFVFFMYELKGIPALLVGLLLAVVFFFLGILCWKGTVGIIRLLQSTKWKLDSDVRSEA from the coding sequence ATGGGAAACAAGTCAAACAATATTGCGTTAGAGAAATATTTGTCGCAGGTAGACAAGCATTTAAAATATATGCCCGCTTTCGAAAAGACTGACATTTTAAGTGAACTCAAGAGTTCATTTTATGAGCGCATGGAACAGGGGCAGACAGAAAACGATATTATTGCGGAAATGGGACCCGCAAAGGACTTCGCATTAAGCTACCTTGGCAAGGCTATTGTCGAGAATAAAAATTTTTCATTCAGACATTTTATGATGGCTTTAGGATTCTACTCTTTTGCTTCATTAGCGTGGGTTTCACTGATTCCTACATTAGCTATATTTTCGGTTTCGTTCTTCTTTTCGTGTGGCGTCAGCGTTCTTGCCGGAGCAATGGGATTGCTTAAAGGCTTCCTGCATTTTCCGCTTATTGATAAGATGCAATTTGTTTTTTTCATGTACGAATTAAAAGGGATTCCTGCTCTTTTGGTAGGATTGTTATTGGCGGTTGTTTTCTTTTTCTTAGGAATTCTATGCTGGAAAGGAACTGTAGGAATCATTCGCCTTTTGCAGTCAACGAAATGGAAATTGGATAGTGATGTAAGGAGTGAAGCGTGA
- a CDS encoding VanZ family protein, whose amino-acid sequence MREKTRCLTYAVFGIYLLLLLWMVLFKFATSVDDILSMRHVRYLNLIPFTDSANLYGSNFFDEIVVNFLIFIPFGMYMRMLLKRRSWLIQLLPPFLASVAFEVVQYVFAIGVSDITDVIMNTAGAATGLVVFALLARFWPEKSEKVINVIGLVLEILFIGFLTFLIIANS is encoded by the coding sequence ATGAGAGAGAAAACGCGATGCTTGACCTATGCGGTGTTCGGGATTTATCTGCTCTTGTTGTTGTGGATGGTGCTGTTCAAATTCGCCACCAGCGTTGACGACATACTGAGCATGCGGCATGTGCGCTACTTAAATCTGATCCCATTTACAGATTCTGCGAATCTTTACGGGTCGAACTTCTTTGATGAGATCGTGGTCAACTTCCTTATTTTCATCCCGTTTGGCATGTACATGAGGATGTTGTTGAAACGGCGCTCATGGTTAATTCAATTGCTCCCACCGTTTTTAGCAAGCGTGGCATTCGAGGTCGTTCAGTACGTTTTCGCTATCGGGGTCAGCGATATCACCGATGTCATAATGAACACTGCTGGAGCCGCTACTGGCTTAGTAGTTTTTGCTCTGCTAGCCAGATTCTGGCCTGAAAAGAGCGAAAAAGTCATTAACGTCATCGGGTTAGTCCTGGAGATCTTGTTCATCGGATTTTTGACTTTCCTGATCATTGCAAACTCTTAA